The window AAATCCGATAGAGGCTGGCGAACATGATGGGCAGAATGACGTTGGAGTTCTCCTCAATAAGACTCATAATGTACTCATTATTCCAGTAGTACAAAGCCCTCTCAGCCACCTGTGCACACACAAGGAATTAAAGCAGACATCCACCAACGTTAAAATGAACGAGAATCGGTTGAAGCCTGAAATAATAGCTTTTAAATCTATCACCGTTACTGTAGTACAGTGCAGGAATTAGTCAAAAtactaaaaacacacaaaagatCAATTTAAAAGCAAGGTAAAAGTCCTCTATATGACTACAAACAGTCGGAGAGTCTATTCACATGACTCcagagaaaaagtgagagagagtgaaagagagaaagagggagaggaaaatgagaaagagagtcagacagagggagaggaaaatgagaaagagagagagacagagggagaggaaaatgagaaagagagagagtgaaagagagaaagagggagaggaaatgagaaagagagagagagtgaaagagagagaaagagggagaggaaagagagtgaaagaaagagagagcgaaagagagagtgagagagagaaagagggaaaggaaaaagagaaagagagagcgaaagaaagagagagagagagagaggaaaaagagaaagagagagcgaaagaaagagagagagagagagagagaaaagagaaagagcgaaAGAGTACTTAATGGCTAAGATTATGCTAACTCATCACATACTTGTTACAAACTTACATAATCACAGTATAAAATGGCTGATTGTTAGTAAGCCAACAAGCTAACTCTTTAGCggatacaggaggtcctcgggttacgtcagtcccgagttacgatgtttcgtggttacgacacatctcccatttactgtataaagccctGTTTCGATTTAAGTGATTTtgcgtcgtaacgtgaacttcgtgttcgGTGTGCGCgacgcggcggaagaatacacggttacgcggctcgggaccgaggaggataggtgtgaggagaggataagtgcttacagtatgttatttacgtacagtatgtgcgtatgttccgacttacaccgaaaatcagtttacgatgcgacgtaggaacagaccaacgtcgtaagtcgaggaccccctgtattatgtttgtgtgtgttatacacTTATCACACTAGCCTCATACGACCCCTCAGACACAACCGAGCCGTGCCTGACCTACTGCATTTGATGTAAGAAATAAATTTCATCAATTTCACCATGACTTTAAAAACAGCACATTAGTCTGCAGTAAACAGTTTTCAGTTAAACAATGAATCACTAAATTCCATCTCAAAAGAAAACGCTTGTAGCGGATCCCTCCTTTGGCTAAAGGAAAGGCAAGGAGAGTTTTTTATAGAgaaactttcacacacacaagagcgattcaaagtgctttaaagagtcaaaagaaaaacaaaaagtaagCAGGTAAATTAAGAGCAAGAATAAAAAAGGACatttaaaactattaaaatagtgcaataaaaaaaacactctccCACCCCTCGCTGctgttgtattcttagctgaacccatgtgtgcttttaggtcctttacgcctttatttactacacaaaacatgggaatttcttgtTTGATTCACCCGAGaacttatatttattattcggcatagctgctcgagatgaggggaggtacatgagctttgcctgacgtaaacaaggactactgacgtgcagactgaccaatcaaatgtttacagagaagggtatcgaccaataacggtagctctacagtcagaccgtccaatcagaagattttaggctacttcaccacgcccccttctcactcaagcgaaccaatcggagtaggggagggcgggactagtttgtgaacgaaacttctcgaagttctatgtaagctctagaaaaacaaaatcccggacagttttttaagtctaaaaaagaggacgtgtCCGGGtgaaagaggacgtctggtcacgctattgaaatatatgaaaacatttataataataaaaattataaacaaaagTGCCGTTCCAGAATAAAAAGAGAGGCGTATTTTAAACTGTGCTGTCGCTGCTGAAACAGGAAGGttttcagtcttgatttaaaagtgtctgaaGTCAGGGCTCTTCTGATGTTCTCAGTCAGTTGGTTCCATTGAAGAACACCGCTTCTCCATGTTTAGGTTTCGCTCGATTCAGGACTAAAACGACTAGTTCCTGAAGACCTGAGAgttctgctcggctcatatttCTGTatcagatctgataaatacgctggaaGAACCCCGAGAGTGGAAATGAAAAGGACAGAGCTGACCTGGAAATGTGGGCTGGACACACATCTGGAGATCTGCTTGAAAAGTGGCTCCTGGATCTTCACAAATTGTGTGGGCTCGATTACATCCAAAATTTCCTCTAGCTCTCCCAAGAACATAACCTGTACACACAAAGTACTACTTTGACACCCCTTGTACAACAGTTCCTAAAGCAAAATAGCAGCAGCatctcaaaaaacaaaaacaaaaaaaaaccatagAAAATAGTGAAAACCTAAGGGCACCACTACTGCATCCTACAGTTCACCCACCCATTAATCCCTCCTCTCCCTCAAGACTGAAACAGCAAGACTGTAGGGTCTGAGCTCACCTCTTTTTGACTGCATGTCTTTGGCCAAAATTTGAGAAGGCCTCTAATGACctgcagagggagagggagagagagaaataaatcaTCACAGTGTATTAAAAGGGTCATGAGATCCACAGATCAGAACAACAGCCACTGCAGACTCTCACAGGATTAATATCACTCCCTAACTATTACTGTCAGATGGTAACTTTACACACAAACCTTGCAGATTCATGCTGGtttacataacacacacacactctctcacacacacacacacactcactctctcacacacactctctctcatactctcacacacagacacactctcacacacacacactctctcacactcacacacactctcacactcacacacactctctcacacacactctctcactcacacacactctctcacacacactctctcactcacacacactctctcactctctctcacacacacacactctcacacacacacactctctcacacacacactctctcacacacacacacactctcacacacacacacactctcacacacacacacactctcacacacacacactctctctcacactctctcacactctcacactctctctcacacacacacacacactgtctcactcacacacacacacaaactctcactcacacacactgtctcacactcactctctcacacactctctctcatactctctcacacagacactctctctcacacacactctctctctctctctcacacacacacacactctctcacacacactctcacactctctctcacacacacacacacacacactctctctctctctctcacacacacactctccctctctctcacacacacacacactctctctctcacacacacactctctctctctcacacactctctctctctctcacacactctctctctctcacacacactctctctctcacacacacacacacacacactgtctcacactcacacacacacacacactctctcacacacacagacacactctcacactctctctctctcacacagacacacacacacactctctctctcacacactctctcatactctctcagacacactctcacacacacacacactctctcacacacacagacacactctcacactctctctctctcacacagacacacacacacactctctctctcacacacacacacactctctctctctcacacactctctctctctctctctcacacacactctctctctctctctctctcacacacactctctctctcactcacacacacacactctctctctcactcacacacacacactctctctctctcactcacacacacacactctctctctcactcacacacacacacactctctctgtctctcacacacacacacactctctctctcactcacacacacacactctctctctctcacacacacacacacactctctctctctcacacacacacacacacactctctctctctcacacacacacacacacactctctctctcactcacacacacacactctctctctcactcacacacacacacacacactctctctgtctcacacacacacacacactctctctgtctcacacacacacacacactctctgtctcacacacacacacactctctctctctcactcacacacacactctctctctctcactcacacacacactctctatctcactcacacacacacacactctctctctcactcacacacacacacactctccctcttactcactcactcacactctctctctctcactcacacacacacacacacacactctctctctcactcacacacacacactctctctctcactcacacacacacactctctctcactcacacacacactctcattctgtctcacacacacaccctctctctcacacacgcacaccctctctctcacactcacacacacacactgtctcacactcactctctcatactctctcagacacactctcacagacacacacacactctcacacacacagacacactctcacactctctctctctcacacagacacacacacacacactctctctctcacacactctctcatactctctcagacacactctcacacacacacacactctctcacacacacagacacactctcacactctctctctctcacacagacacacacacacactctctctctcacacacacacacactctctctctcacacacacacactctctctctcacacactctctctctctctctctctctcacacactctctctctctctcacacactctctctcactcacacacactctctctctctcactcacacacacacgctctctctctcactcacacacacacactctctctctctcactcacacacacacactctctctctctcactcacacacacacactctctctctctcactcacacacacacactctctctcactcactcacacacacactctctctgtctcacacacacacacacacacacacactctctctctcactcacacacacactctctctctcactcacacacacacacactctccctcttactcactcactcacacacactctctctctctcactcacacacacacacacacactctctctctcactcacacacacacactctctctctcactcacacacacacactctctctctcacacacactctctctctcactcacacgcacactctcattctgtctcacacacacactctctctctcactcacacgcacactctcattctgtctcacacgcacaccctctctctcacacacgcacaccctctctctctcacacgcacaccctctctctcacacacgcacaccctctctctcacacacgcacaccctctctctcacacacgcacaccccctctctcacacacgcacaccccctctctcacacacgcacaccccctctctcacacacgcacaccctctctctcacacacgcacaccctctctctctcacacgcacaccctctctctctcacacgcacaccctcgctctcacacacgcacaccctctctctcacacacgcacaccctctctctcacacacgcacaccctctctctcacacacgcacaccctctctcacacacacgcacaccctctctcacacacgcacaccccctctctcacacacgcacaccccctctctcacacacgcacaccatCTCTCACatgcacaccctctctctctcacacgcacaccctctctctctcacacacgcacaccctctctctcacacacgcacaccctctctctcacacacgcacaccctctctctcacacacgcacaccctctctctcacacacgcacaccctctctcacacacacgcacaccctctctcacacacacgcacaccctctctcacacacacgcacaccctctctcacacacacgcacaccctctctcacacacacgcacaccctctctcacacacacgcacaccctctctcacacacacgcacaccctctctcacacacgcacaccccctctctcacacacgcacaccatCTCTCACatgcacaccctctctctctcacacacgcacaccctctctctctcacacacgcacaccctctctctctcacacacgcacaccctctctctctcacacgcacaccctctctctctcacacgcacaccctctctctctcacacgcacactgtctctctcatacactctctctctcactcacacacaccctctctctcacacacgcacaccctctctctcacacacgcacaccctctctctcacacacgcacaccctctctcacacacacgcacaccctctctcacacacacgcacaccccctctctcacacacgcacaccccctctctcacacacgcacaccccctctctcacacacgcacaccccctctctcacacacgcacaccctctctcacacacgcgcacaccctctctcacacacgcgcaccccctctctcacacacgcacaccccctctctcacacacgcacaccccctctctcacacacgcacaccatCTCTCACatgcacaccctctctctctcacacacgcacaccctctctctctcacacgcacaccctctctctctcacacgcacaccctctctctctcacacgcacactgtctctctcatacaccctctctctcacacacgcacaccctctctctcacacacgcacaccctctctctcacacacgcacaccctctctctcacacacgcacaccctctctcacacacgcacaccccctctctcacacacgcacaccctctctctcacacacgcacaccctctctctctcacacgcacaccaTCTCTCACatgcacaccctctctctctcacacacgcacaccctctctctctcacacacgcacaccctctctctctcacacacgcacaccctctctctctcacacgcacaccctctctctctcacacgcacaccctctctctctcacacgcacaccctctctctctcacacgcacactgtctctctcatacactctctctctcactcacacacacacactgtctgtctcACACGCACAgtctctctcatacactctctcacacactctctctctctcacttacacacacacactctctctctcactcacacacacactctctctctctctctcactcacacacacacactctgtctgtctcacacacacaacctctctcacaaaccctctctcactcacacacacacgctctctctctcactcacacacacacactctctctctctcactcacacacacacactctctctctctcactcacacacacacactctctctctctcactcacacacacacactctctctcactcactcacacacacactctctctgtctcacacacacacacacactctctctctcactcacacacacactctctctctcactcacacacacacacactctccctcttactcactcactcacacacactctctctctctcactcacacacacacacactctctctctcactcacacacacacactctctctcactcacacacacactctctctctcacacacactctctctctcactcacacgcacactctcattctgtctcacacgcacaccctctctctcacacacgcacaccctctctctcacacacgcacaccctctctctcacacacgcacaccctctctctctcacacgcacaccctctctctcacacacgcacaccccctctctcacacacgcacaccccctctctcacacacgcacaccccctctctcacacacgcacaccctctcacacgcacaccctctctctctcacacgcacaccctctctctctcacacgcacaccctctctcgCACAcccgcacaccctctctctcacacacgcacaccctctctctcacacacgcacaccctctctctcacacacgcacaccctctctcacacacgcacaccccctctctcacacacgcacaccccctctctcacacacgcacaccctctctctctcacacgcacaccctctctctctcacacgcacaccctctctctctcacacgcacaccctctctctctcacacacgcacaccctctctctcacacacgcacaccctctctctctcacacacgcacaccctctctcacacgcacaccctctctctctcacacgcacaccctctctctctcacacgcacaccctctctctcacacgcacaccctctctctctcacacgcacactgtctctctcatacactctctctctcactcacacacacacactgtctgtctcacactcacagtctctctcatacactctctcacacactctctctctcactcacacacacacactctctctctcactcacacacacactctctctctctctctcactcacacactctctctctctctctcactcacacacacacactctgtctgtctcacacacacaacctctctcacaaaccctctctctctcacacgcacaccctctctctcacacacgcacaccctctctctcacacacgcacaccctctctctcacacacgcacaccctctctctcactcacacacaccctctctctcactcacacacaccctctctctctctctctcactcacacacacacactgtctgtctcacacacacaacctctctcacaaaccctctctctcacacgcacaccctctctctcactcacgcacaccctctctctcacacacgcacaccctctctctcacacacgcacaccctctctctctctcacacacacacaccctctctctctctcacacacacacaccctctctctctctctctcacacacaccctctctctctctctctcacacacacaccctctctctctctctctctcacacacacaccctctctctctctctctctctcacacacaccctctctctctctctctcacacacacaccctctctctcacacacaccctctctctctctctcacacacacaccctctctctctctctctcacacacacacaccctctctctctctctctcacacacacaccctctctctctctcacacacacacaccctctctctctctctcacacacacacaccctctctctctctctctctctcacacacaccctctctctctctcacacacaccctctctctctctcacacacaccctctccctctctctcacacacgcacaccctctctctcacacacgcacaccctctctctcacacacgcacaccctctctctcacacacgcacaccctctctctcacacacgcacaccctctctctctctctcacacacacactgtctctctcatacactctctctctcactcacacacacacactgtctgtctcACACGCACAgtctctctcatacactctctcacacactctctctctctcactcacacacacactctctctctctctctcactcacacacacacactgtctgtctcacacacacaacctctcacgcacaccctctctctcacacacgcacaccctctctctcacacacgcacaccctctctctcacacacgcacaccctctctctcacacacgcacaccctctctctcacacacgcacaccctctctctcactcacacacaccctctctctcacacacgcacaccctctctctcacacacgcacaccctctctctctctcacacacacacaccctctctctctctcacacacacacaccctctctctc is drawn from Hoplias malabaricus isolate fHopMal1 unplaced genomic scaffold, fHopMal1.hap1 scaffold_300, whole genome shotgun sequence and contains these coding sequences:
- the LOC136680193 gene encoding serine/threonine-protein phosphatase 2A 56 kDa regulatory subunit epsilon isoform-like — protein: MFLGELEEILDVIEPTQFVKIQEPLFKQISRCVSSPHFQVAERALYYWNNEYIMSLIEENSNVILPIMFASLYRISKEHWNPAIVALVYNVLKAFMEMNSTLFDELTATYKSDRQREKKKEKEREELWKKLEDLELKRGLQSDAIIPT